The Laspinema palackyanum D2c nucleotide sequence CCTGGTGGTGGATCAAGACAAGACCCTGACCGAATACGGAATCAACGCCGTTTGTACTCACCTCGGCTGCGTCGTCCCCTGGAACGCCAGCGAAAACAAATTTATGTGTCCCTGCCACGGTTCCCAGTACAACAGTGAGGGTAAAGTGGTTCGCGGCCCTGCGCCTCTGTCTCTGGCTTTGGCTCATGCCACCGAAGTCGATGATAAAGTCGTCTTTACGCCTTGGACCGAAACTGACTTCCGTACCGGGGAAAACCCCTGGTGGTCATAAGCGCTTTGGCCGACCAAAAGCCGCTGAATGCAATATATTTCAATTTCTCATTGTTTGACTGTTTAGCTTACCTCTTCTCTTTCCCGATGAAACATACTTCCTTGTCGCGGATCCTGCGGCAGAGTGGACGCACTTTAGCCAAAGGCGTGCTGTTGGCGGTGGCAACTCTGGCCCTTTTCCTTGCTTCTGACATCGCCGTACCTCAGTCAGCAGCAGCCTATCCCTTTTGGGCGCAACAAACGGCTCCAGAAACCCCCCGGGAAGCAACGGGTCGGATCGTTTGTGCCAACTGCCATCTGGCTGAAAAACACACCCAGGTGGAATTGCCTCAAGCCGTGCTGCCGGATACGGTGTTTGAAGCGGTGGTGAAAATTCCTTATGATACCAGTGTGCAACAAGTGCTGGGCAGTGGCGATCGCGGACCATTGAATGTCGGCGCTGTGATCATGTTGCCCGAAGGGTTCAAAATTGCACCGGCCGATCGCATTCCTGAAGAAATGCAGGAAAAAATCGGGGGTCTTTACTTCCAACCATATAGCGAAGGTCAGGATAATGTGTTGATTGTTGGCCCCTTACCCGGCGAACAATATCAAGAAATTGTCTTCCCAGTTCTATCTCCGAATCCCGAAACCGATAAAAAGATCCATTATGGTAAATACCCCGTTCATGTCGGTGGTAACCGGGGACGTGGACAGGTTTATCCAACTGGGGATAAGAGCAATAATACAGTCTTCAATGCTTCGGCTGCTGGCACCATTTCCCAAATTGCCAAAGTTGAAGGCGGCGGTTATGAAGTCACCATTCAAACTGCTGATGGATCGACCGTGGTTGATAGCATTCCTGCCGGTCCTGAGTTAATCGTCTCGGAAGGTGACGA carries:
- the petC gene encoding cytochrome b6-f complex iron-sulfur subunit, with translation MAQASGNPDVPSMGRRQFMNLLTFGAVTGTALGALYPVVKYFIPPSSGAAGGGVTAKDALGNDVSVSQFLGSHNAGDRVLAQGLKGDPTYLVVDQDKTLTEYGINAVCTHLGCVVPWNASENKFMCPCHGSQYNSEGKVVRGPAPLSLALAHATEVDDKVVFTPWTETDFRTGENPWWS
- the petA gene encoding cytochrome f, which codes for MKHTSLSRILRQSGRTLAKGVLLAVATLALFLASDIAVPQSAAAYPFWAQQTAPETPREATGRIVCANCHLAEKHTQVELPQAVLPDTVFEAVVKIPYDTSVQQVLGSGDRGPLNVGAVIMLPEGFKIAPADRIPEEMQEKIGGLYFQPYSEGQDNVLIVGPLPGEQYQEIVFPVLSPNPETDKKIHYGKYPVHVGGNRGRGQVYPTGDKSNNTVFNASAAGTISQIAKVEGGGYEVTIQTADGSTVVDSIPAGPELIVSEGDEVTAAQVLTNNPNVGGFGQVDGEIVLQSSGRIKGLLAFFAIVTLSQIMLVLKKKQVEKVQAAEMNF